The genomic segment atgccacggagcaactaagcccatgtgccacaactcctgaagcccatgcacctagagcccgtgtgccacaacaagagaagctacagcaatgagaagctcatgaaCTCCAAGGAAGAGTAACCGCCACTCaccgctactagagaaagcccgcgctcagcaatggagacccaacacagccaataaataaactaaaaaaaaaacttcatttaaccttttaagtaaataaataaacaaatggaatgtACAGCTTGGTGtctgtagttaataatattgtattgcatttttgaaagttgctaagagagtagattttaaaagttcccatcacaaggaaaaaaaattttgttagctatgtatggtgatggatgttaactagatttactgTGGTGATCgctttgcaatatatacaaaaatcgaatcattatgttgtgtacctgaaactaatgctgtatgttaattatacctcaatcaaagaaaaaactaatctcacattttatatttgaaataataaaacaatttgcATCTTAGAAAAACTAGGCACAGCCAAACTTCCtaattttatgaatataataTTCTGAAACACCAGAATCACTTTCCAAAAAACACACAAGGTTCTATTAATCATATtcactttagaaaatattttgccttCTCAATTAGTCTTAGGCCAAGGCTCAGAAAGCTCTATGAAATTTTCATTAAGAATATGACATGCATGAAACATGGTTTTATGGTTCCAATTTATATTTACagatataaagcaaaaaaaatatgACATTCAGCAGCAAAACACATGGACAACTATCCTTTCTGGGTCTTAAAGTCATAAAATGGTTATGGAGAGATGGGAATTAAATTTAGTGACCTCCTAGTGTGTGCTGGGCTCTTTTGAGTATACTGTGACTTACTTCTCAAAACAACCTTATGGAAAAAGAAACTCTGGAAATACATACAAAAAACTATATATGGAGAGGGGGCGAACATTGAGAATATGAGGAATAAGAGTAGGGATAATGTTTtgcaacatatatttttattatttttaacattataaacactgtaaatcacctattcaaaaaattaaattaaaaaacaatcagaattttttaaaaaggtaaagaaCAAGAGGCCTATGAGAAGAGcgaaaaaaggggggtggggagggcatttGTCAGGGGTTCTAGATCATCAACTGATATCTGATGCAGCTGATTAACACAATTCTGGtctatatatacattttgctgtattcttttttctatagGATTTTAGATGTACTTCTTAACCCCCCAAATTATACACTATCACTGGTATTTTACAGAAACAatattttagttatatatatatgtttacaacTTTATTTCCTCATCATTCCTTCTTGCATATCCTATCTATGAGACCATTTTCATTCTTCTTGAAATATAACCGTTAGAAGTTCTTTTAGTACAAGTCTTTTGGTGGTAAACTCACAGGTTTTGTTTATGtggaaatggctttatttcatccTTGTTTTTGAGAACAAATTTGAGTTTTCCAGAACATGCAGAGATAAAGTTTGGGGTGCAAGATGTTTATTAGGGAAAAGTACCTGTGAAGGAAACAGCGGAAGCAGGGCTGGGCAGAAGAAAATGACCTGCATGCCTTCTCAGAAAAGCCTCTGCCAAACTGGCAGCGAGTTCTGGAGCAAATAAGGACCTTCAGAGGGTCCCATGCTGGGCCAGTGGCCAGGCCTTCTTAGCTCACCTAACAATTTCTGGTTGCAGGCCACCCCAGGTACGGCATGACCTCAGATAAGGCAGGTCTCTGCTCCTGAAGGGTGCCTGCTGACCCCATTCCCTGCAGCTGAGCAGCACACCTTTCTTTAAAGGGGATCTGGCAGTGCATCCCCACGTCTACCACAACAGTTTTACAAGCTACAAAATTCTGGTGAAAAGTTTTTTTCTCTCGACATTTAGAAGGTAATAGGTCGCCTTCTGGCTCTCACTGTTATTGTTAAGGACTCTGCTGTCATTCTACCTGCTGGTCTTCTTTAGATGACCTGTCCTTTTTTAACACTTTTCAAGATTCCTGTCTTTGGTGTTCTACAGTTTCACTAAagtgtggatttctttttatttatcctgctaGTGGTATATGGTACCTCCTTGATCTGTGAATTCACATGTTTAGCAGTTGTGGAATATTTGCAgccattatctctttaaatattgccTCGCCTACACTCTCTTGATTCCCTCCTCCTGGTACTCCCTCCTGGGACTCTATATTCCTATTCAGCCTTCTCATTCTGTCCTCCATTTCTCTTAAcatctctttcatattttccttgtCTCTCTTACTGCATTCTTGATAGCTTTGTTTTCACCTACTAATAGTTCATTAAATTTCTCTTCAAACAGCAGTCTAAACTGctgttttatatttcagaaattcATCAACGGAGtttcatttcaaaaattatgtttctagatgtttaatttaaaaaaaaaatccttgtgacTATTATCTGTTACTTCTATAAACATTACATACTTATCTATTCTATTATTCAGTTTTGACAATTTCAGTATTTGCAGTTGTAAGTCTGATGTTGTTATATCCAATGATTCTCAGTCATAGTGGCTTGTTTTCTTGTGTTTGGTGGCTTTATAGTGTGAGCTATTTGATTAATCAGTCAGTGGAAATCCCAGAGAAGAATTTGTTCCAGCTGATTGCCTGAAGGTACAGCTAACTTGCAAACACTTCTGCCTATGACCCTGGTGATTTAGGCTAGCAAGGGACTGTCTGGCTCCCTTTCTCAACTTTCCAGCTGACCCAAGTCTCAACTTCTACCAACAGCAACCACACTTAGGTGACCTTTCCCGACTCATTCACCTAACTGACCCTGCTTGACCATCCCTAGCTCCTTACTGTGCTGGTTCCAATTCATAATAATTGTTGAAGTAGGGGACTCTTTGGAGATCTCCCCCTAAATCATGTAAGACCTGTGATGTCTCAGATAGTGTGTTCTTTACAGATTTTACTGGTTCAGACTTTAATTGTTGATGCTCCTATTCAGACATATTGTCAGAAATCATATTGTCTGAAGAAACTTAAGTGTATTTTACTATTTTCCTAATGTTCTACTGTAAGACAAACTTCTTAGCTCTTTCTTTAGCAAACTTACAATATTAATGAACTCAAAGAACAACACAGTTTATAAAGTCACTGATAAAAAAATACTTGTGATTCAgtagaggaaataaaatggaagattTTATATTCAACATGATCAGGTAGGTGGTTAGCAGTCTTTGGAATCAGAAATACAATTCACATCCCAGCTCTAGCACTTACTGTAAGAATTTGGATAGGTTGTATGCAATTATGGGACTcagttcctcatctctaaaactgAATACAATTTAACTTAGTGagctattttgaggattaaaggagataatgtgTATAAATTTGCTAAGTACATACTTACTTACTAGAAGTTTCTATGATTATTACATTCTGTTGCTTCTATTTTACTATTCCCATAAACTActcaaattatttccttaaacTGGTGTGGTGATGACTTCAAAGACAACTGGAAATAAGATTTATTGGCATGCCTTTATTATAGGGATGTACCAGAATTTATTATGATATATCagattttattgaatatttttaatgccATTATGCAACAGAGTAAAATGATGATCCTCAAAAGCAGTCATGAGAATGAAACAGTGACAATTTCCATGGGACAGAAAAGTGCCAGAGGTCACCAACCACTGTTACGAATTATCAAAGGTGATAGAGAATAATACTTGCTGTAGTTCATGGGTTGGCAAACTACAACCTACAGACCAAATGTGCCCCAATTATGTTATTGTAAacaaagctttattggaacacttctatttgtttacatattgtctacgGCTGCTTTTGCATTACACCAGCAGAGCTGAGTAATTCCAACAAAAACCACATGgccagcaaagcctaaaatatttactatatgaccTTACAGAGAAAGTCTGCTGTGCCCTGCTGTAGACAGTGGCAAGTACATTGAATTTCTTCCTAAATATGTGTAAATCATTTGTACACCAGATATATCTGCAGTTAAGACTTAAACTGAACTTGCGGCTTAGGCTATTTATTCTGTTTAGCAGAGGCCAAAATAATAGTAActtgtatgtttttaaatatttatccaaaagtTCCATTTGACAGCATTTTACAATCTGTACATAATAGTATGAATAGCTTTTTATAAGTTTAACAttctatatttctaaaatataattttttaagtctttattgaatttgttacaatattgcttctgttttatgttttggttttttggccatgaggcatgtgggaaccTAGCTCCCGGACGATGAAGCATGAGGGATCCtagctcctggaccagggatcgaacctccacctcctgcactggaaggcgaagtcttaactgctggactgccagggaagtccctaaaaatataatatttaaaatattttcctacaaGAGACTTAGAATATTTTTTCAGGAAGTCTCACTCTTTCCCTCTATTATAGACACTAAACAATTTTGAGGACAAATCAATTTGGTGCCAGGAAGTCACAGGCAGGATATTTACCACTTTAAAGATtagtagcagaaaaaaaaaagattagtaatatatactatatatttatacAGAATTATTTGCTGTCACTAATGTTAGAAGTGCAAAACATACCCGTTCCCTTATGGTCCCTTCATAAACAATATTGATTCCTTTTGGAATTATCTGGTAAAGGGAAATACTCTTATCAGAAAATGAAGCTAAAATTGTTATTctgatatttttgtatgtttctgAATCAAGATTAGATCAACAACAGATGGGCCGCCTTGTGTGGCTGAAAGAATACAAATAacgtttttttgctgttgttttccacataaatagttttttttaattctacaaatGGCTCTAATGTGAATTTGACAGTCTCAGCTAAGCTGCTTCTATTACAGTAACACATTTCTATTACTGAAACACAGGTTCTAGTATCAAAATTCCTTGAGACATACAGCACTGGACTAGATGgatgaaagagggaaaaaaaagaagcactttaggaaaggaaatgtgtttttttgaaaatcaatgtttaaaaggaaaaaatgatgatTCTAGTACAGAATTTAAGAACAATCCTTTTTAAACCTCAAGGATTATGTACTTATAACAACAGAATACTGAAATTTTTCTTTGTGCAAGGCACTCCAGTAGGAggtttaagtttattttctcatttaatcttcacagccacccatgaggtagatattactatatttaacatattatttccaacattttacatgaggaaacaggcccagaatGTTAGAGACAGGACTTTAAATCCTATGTTTTTAACCAATATGTTACATGTGAATGGTTTTCTAGAAATATTAACAAACTTTGAAACTTacaattctttcttaaaatgttttgagTCTCTTAGAAGCTCAAATAAAGgaaattacttttaaagaaaaacaagaaaaaacctaAGTACCTGGAAAATtactaatgtgttatttaaataaTACTTAAGATGAAACATattctaggaataaacttaattgATTTTAAACTGCAAAATATACATTATTCTGAAAACTCAAGCTATATTTCACAATTCTTGATTCAGTCATTAAATATTACTTTCTCAAGTTTTATTTAATacacacttttttaaaagactgttctTGCAAAAACAAGCTggtataaagtattttaaaatccaaGCAGTGAATTTCTCTTTTCAGCAAGGgcactcatttaaaatattttaagagtttaCACAAGCCCATTTTTCTTCAACTTATGGActtaaatacatgcaatttacATGAAACCCAACTGGTATTTTGAAACAATGTGATCAAGTACCTTACAAactgatttttcaaatgtttgaaaGCTTCAGTAATATGAGAAATGACTGTAATGCAACCTCACTGATTTTCAAGTGAACATATATTCAAATATGTTCCCTAAATCACCTGAGGAGGCTACCTCAAGGATAACATCATtgcttaatacattttaaaaacttctcatTAGGAATTATCATCAGAACCTGCTAAGCATTCTTTTAGGCATGCTCAGTAATAACAAATCTTGTTCAATTATGTATGGATAttactccaaataaaaatttgGTATCTCTAATGCTCAATTCACAAGTCTGTATAAGACTCCTCTAAGGTAAAATTCTGAATGAAAACATATAATTCTAGTACCTGAGTTCCACTTTTATGAGGTacccagagtagtcaaattgatgGAGACATAAAGTATAATAATCGTTGCCaaaggctgggaggcagggaggaatggggagttactgaTTAACGGGTGCAGAATTTCAGTTTAGAAAGATGAAACTTCTCTCTCCTTACTTCAAAGATACCATGACAGAGGGTTTTTACAGGAGGATACACCAACCCTTTCAAAAAGCAGACAGCCCCTATCTATTGTAAAAACTGTTTcaaagaatagaaggaaaaaatctTACTTTGTGAAGCGATTATAACCTTGacaccaaaaaggaaaaggacagggtaataaaagaaaaattatcacaATCTATCTCACTTATGAGTACAGTtgcaaaaatcttaaataaaacatAAGAGTTGGAAAGCAAGCAAGATACGAATTTGTCCCTATTTGCAGACAATAGGATATCTACAGAGAATATCTAAGAGAATCTATacactattagaactaatagaAGAGTTTGGCACAGATGCTCAATATAAGGTCGATATATAAAAATCAGTGGCATTCTTGAACACCAGCAATAACCAGTTGAAAAATGTAATAGAGAAAAGATCTCATTCACAAATTCAACAAAAACTGCACGGTACCtaggaacaaatgaatgaatacatacataagaaactagggggcttccctggtggtacagtggttaagaatctgcctgccaatgcacaggacactggttcgagccctggtccgggaagatcccacatgctgaggagcaactaaactcctgtgccacaactagtgagcccgcatgccacaactactgaagcacatgtgcctagagcccgtgctccgcaacaagagaagccaccacaatgagaagcccatgcaccacaacgaagtgtagctcCCACTCGctccaactaaagaaagcccatgtgcagcaacaaagacccaatgcagccaaataaataagtaaataaaaaaatttttttaaatttcaaaatctgctaaagttcctttaaaaaaacattaaaatatatatatataattttgtatagGGCTAtttataacacaaaataaaaacgGTGGAATAGGCATTCTCagtcatcaaatatttataaGCATTGACTACGTGCTAATCACACACTCCTTGTCCCCAATACACTGTtaccatttctttaaaatgtcttttcttctcattctacaCATCCACATTCTCAATGCCATCATCTACTAATCTACAGAACATGCtttcaaaaaatgtgaaaaagaagttCTTGCTTTCAAAGAGTTCACTATGTAGTAGTGGAAAGAGACAAGTAAACAAATGTTACCTATAATGCATAAGTACTTTAATAAAGGTATTTAAAAGGTATTAGAGAAACATAAGGGTTGGGGGAGATGAAAGGGTGGCTGATGCACTTCAAGAATAGGGAAGCTGAAGCATGATGAACAAGAGACACCAACTGGAGGCAATTCTTTCAAGAAAACTTGtctgaaaaggaagagagggTTTAAAAGCTAGGGACATAGGTTCTAGAGAAGGTTTTAAGATGAGAGAGATAAATACTTCGCTTCAATTCCTCTAAACTACTTTCCCTGTTCCACTCCACTCCTGGGACTAAATCCAAGCCAAGTATGAGCAAGTCAGTATTTCTAAGCCTCATATGAGATAGATATTTAAGAATTCTAAATTATAGAGGGAACCTGAATAAATGACCTCTAAAGTTCTCTCTAGatctaaaattttatgattctatGATTATCTGATCTCTTTAAACTCAAAGGCAAATGAGTATACCTTCAGGAAActttagtatgaaaaaaagaaaaaccaagatcAATTAGGAGATGAACTTGTTTGTACAAAcgcattctatttttttttgcaaaactttTAAACAATTCCTATTCTGAATGTCAATAAAATTTACACAGAAAGACACTGCCTTTTTAATCAACATCTTCCCCTCAAACCTGCAGCCTTCTAAATAATCAACAAGCAACTATTTCATGATAACAGAAGTAAAGTGCTTAAAAGCCCATAGCTTGGACTTGTAAAagtcatcttttaaaagaaagatgtttatagaaatatgtgtacaaaaacatttttactaCAATAAATATGGCCATTATCTTCACTTTAAAATACGTACACGTTGCTCgtgaagagttaaaaaaaaaagcaaaacagctaAGATTAGCTCTTTTCACTGTTGCATATTCTGAAATTTAGAACAAGGTTGCCCTTACCTGATATGGACATGGAATGTGATATTCTCTGCAGCGTTCTTGTATCCACGTTGTTTCCCAGATGCCACGGTAAGCTTGCTCATAAAAGTAGCATCCAATTACAACCAAGAGTGGTACGAGATAAAGAATGCTGAAAACACCAATCCGGATCATAAACTTCACCAATTTATCTTGGTTCTCCTTTTCTAAAGGAATCTCAATTCGAACTCTGTTTAGAGATATAATGCCAGCTAAGAGGAGTGAAACCCCAACCACCACATACAGGCAGAGGGGTGCAAGAACAAAATACCTCAATGCATCAACATCGTAGAGGCCAACAAAACACACGCCACTGATATTGTCACCTTCAATTTTATTCATCGCTAAAAGGATGATAGTTAGAGTTCCAGGGATGCCCCACGCACTGGCGTGAAACAGCAATGCTTTCTTCTCAATAGCTTCACTACCCCACTTTGGCACAGCTGCCAAGAACCATGTGATGGTAAGAATTACCCACCAAACGCTGCCAGCCATAGTAAAAAAATAGAGTACCATAAAAAGCATGGTACAGGCTTTATTATGAGATCCTTGTGTCACTGTGGAAGCCTTATACTGTGCAGGGCTAGATGCATTGCAGGCTACTCGGTCCTCAAGCAAAAAcccaataaagaaaattaatgataCCATCATGTAGCAGACTGCATAAAATATAATGGGTCTTTCAGGATAACGGAATCTTGTGACGTcaatcaaaaaagttaaaaaagtaaacagTGTGGCAGAGAGGCAAATGATTGAAATCAATCCTATGAAATATCGAGCAAATGAAAGTTCTTCTCTCCTAAAGTACATATTTGGACAAGGAGGTGAGCAATCACGCACGTGCAAAAAAGAATAGCCAAGATCAGGATCAATTTTCAACTCTCGGGGACACCAAAAACCATAGTCCCTCTGCACTGCCACTGGGGCTCCTTCAGTAGGATCTCCAGCTAAATTCAGATCCGCAAGTCGAGGATACGGCTCATCACAATCTGGGAACCTATAAATACAAGATGAGAACCACTTTTACTTATTGGAAACCTAATGATTTGGATTTCCAAATTTAGCACCTGTGGTTTATTTATTCTTATGTCCTTGGAGCACACTACAATAAGTAGAAGAAATAGTGCAAATGGTGATATCTTATTTGTGGGTCATACAACTAGATTTTCCACAGttgacaaaaaaatgaaaaatttatactTAATTTTGGCTTCAAAAACATTACTCTTTATTAAAATAGTCAGGCATAGCCATCAATAAATAGTGTATTTATATACTATTTATTCAGGACACAGTTTAGAGtaagatttcaaaatataaataaaaacatatataaaataaatatacataaatgaaaaGCTCCAACAGAATAGTATctaaaagttacttttttttaatgtttacaataTAGTCCTCAATTTACCCTAGACTCAAATagaactttctttaaaattagagTTAAAAATCTTCCCTAATTGCATGGCCCAAAGTATTTTGAGTTAGATTAGCACTAAAAATCCTTATAAGTGGCTTAGTTTTAGaccttttcttcccattttaaattCACTCGCTGCTTACCATTATTGGTTAAAGTCCTTCTAAAGTCTCTAATGTCAACTAGTTCTTTCCTACAATTACTAATTTCTCTCCAGTCCACTGCGTTCTCTATTCCAGTTATTCTC from the Hippopotamus amphibius kiboko isolate mHipAmp2 chromosome 2, mHipAmp2.hap2, whole genome shotgun sequence genome contains:
- the FZD3 gene encoding frizzled-3 isoform X1 — protein: MAVSWIIFILWPLTMFVGHTGGHSLFSCEPITLRMCQDLPYNTTFMPNLLNHYDQQTAALAMEPFHPMVNLDCSRDFRPFLCALYAPVCMEYGRVTLPCRRLCQRAYSECSKLMEMFGVPWPEDMECSRFPDCDEPYPRLADLNLAGDPTEGAPVAVQRDYGFWCPRELKIDPDLGYSFLHVRDCSPPCPNMYFRREELSFARYFIGLISIICLSATLFTFLTFLIDVTRFRYPERPIIFYAVCYMMVSLIFFIGFLLEDRVACNASSPAQYKASTVTQGSHNKACTMLFMVLYFFTMAGSVWWVILTITWFLAAVPKWGSEAIEKKALLFHASAWGIPGTLTIILLAMNKIEGDNISGVCFVGLYDVDALRYFVLAPLCLYVVVGVSLLLAGIISLNRVRIEIPLEKENQDKLVKFMIRIGVFSILYLVPLLVVIGCYFYEQAYRGIWETTWIQERCREYHIPCPYQVTQMSRPDLILFLMKYLMALIVGIPSIFWVGSKKTCFEWASFFHGRRKKEIVNESRQVLQEPDFAQSLLRDPNTPIIRKSRGTSTQGTSTHASSTQLAMVDDQRSKAGSVHSKVSSYHGSLHRSRDGRYTPCSYRGMEERLPHGSMSRLTDHSRHSSSHRLNEQSRHSSIRDLSNNPMTHITHGTSMNRVIEEDGTSA
- the FZD3 gene encoding frizzled-3 isoform X2, which gives rise to MLAYSQNNKDTKETGAKFPDCDEPYPRLADLNLAGDPTEGAPVAVQRDYGFWCPRELKIDPDLGYSFLHVRDCSPPCPNMYFRREELSFARYFIGLISIICLSATLFTFLTFLIDVTRFRYPERPIIFYAVCYMMVSLIFFIGFLLEDRVACNASSPAQYKASTVTQGSHNKACTMLFMVLYFFTMAGSVWWVILTITWFLAAVPKWGSEAIEKKALLFHASAWGIPGTLTIILLAMNKIEGDNISGVCFVGLYDVDALRYFVLAPLCLYVVVGVSLLLAGIISLNRVRIEIPLEKENQDKLVKFMIRIGVFSILYLVPLLVVIGCYFYEQAYRGIWETTWIQERCREYHIPCPYQVTQMSRPDLILFLMKYLMALIVGIPSIFWVGSKKTCFEWASFFHGRRKKEIVNESRQVLQEPDFAQSLLRDPNTPIIRKSRGTSTQGTSTHASSTQLAMVDDQRSKAGSVHSKVSSYHGSLHRSRDGRYTPCSYRGMEERLPHGSMSRLTDHSRHSSSHRLNEQSRHSSIRDLSNNPMTHITHGTSMNRVIEEDGTSA